A single region of the Nomia melanderi isolate GNS246 chromosome 12, iyNomMela1, whole genome shotgun sequence genome encodes:
- the LOC143175145 gene encoding PDZ and LIM domain protein 3, translating to MSAMEIVVKLSRSDNQPWGLRLSGGVDFSFPLTVVRVTIGGLADRAGVHAGDLVVKINGETIHHLTHNEVHERIVKAGNEFTLTVVRNLKVERTIKQE from the exons ATGTCAGCTATGGAAATAGTCGTTAAACTCTCCAGAAGTGACAACCAACCTTGGGGTCTTCGCCTGTCCGGAGGGGTTGACTTCAGTTTTCCCTTAACCGTTGTCAGG GTGACCATTGGAGGTTTGGCCGATCGAGCTGGTGTACACGCGGGCGACCTGGTTGTCAAAATAAACGGAGAGACTATACATCACTTGACTCACAACGAAGTTCACGAACGCATCGTCAAAGCCGGAAACGAATTTACATTAACCGTGGTACGAAATCTGAAAGTCGAACGAACCATTAAACAAGAATGA